The following are from one region of the Salvelinus alpinus chromosome 16, SLU_Salpinus.1, whole genome shotgun sequence genome:
- the cpt2 gene encoding carnitine O-palmitoyltransferase 2, mitochondrial has protein sequence MANLLTMQFCATLRKPGNLNPLRSTSTALTNKRSYSSEDGEYLHKSIVPTMHYQKSLPRLPVPKLEDTIKRYLAAQRPLLDDDQFSTTEKLARDFENGVGKQMHEELVAQDKQNKHTSYISAPWFDMYLSARDSVVLNFNPFMSFNPDPKTEYNNQLVRATNMVASAVRFMKTLRAGLLEPEVFHLNPAKSDTDSFKKLIRWVPSSLSWYGAFMVNAYPLDMSQYFRLFNATRIPKQGKDELFTDPKARHLLVMRGGNMYVFDVMDRDGNLVKPAEIQAHLRHILSDPTPAAAHPLGLLTSENRNTWARLREKLLATGNGEVLGLVDSALFCLCLDDESMNDHIHISHNMLHGDGTNRWYDKSFSIIMAKCGNAAINFEHSWGDGVAVLRFQNEVFKDSTEKPLVNPGSQPAAVDSASAVRRLQFNLDAELENGVIKAKENFHAAVSKLTIDAMQFMKGGKEQLKKKKLSPDAIAQLAFQMGFLRQYGQTVATYESCSTAAFRHGRTETIRPATIHTQRCAQAFVQQPGKHSVEQLIGMLSECSKYHGQLTKEAAMAQGFDRHLFAMKYLANSKGQALHSLYQDPAYAAINHNILSTSTLTSPAVNLGGFAPVVPDGFGVGYGVHDEWIGCNVSSYPERNVHEFLQCVHKSLEDIFSVLEGKPLS, from the exons ATGGCGAATTTGCTCACCATGCAGTTTTGTGCCACACTCAGAAAACCTGGGAATCTGAATCCTCTGAGAAGCACTTCTACAGCACTGACAAACAAACGAAGCTACAGCAGCGAAGATGGAGAGTACCTGCATAAAAGCATCGTGCCTACAATGCACTACCAGAAGAGTTTACCCAG GCTACCAGTTCCAAAACTGGAGGATACAATCAAAAGGTATCTGGCTGCTCAGCGGCCTCTTCTAGATGACGACCAGTTCAG TACCACAGAGAAACTGGCCCGTGACTTTGAGAATGGAGTGGGGAAACAAATGCATGAGGAGCTGGTAGCGCAAGACAAGCAGAACAAGCACACCAGCTACATATCGG CCCCATGGTTCGACATGTACCTGTCAGCGCGAGACTCCGTAGTGCTGAACTTCAACCCCTTCATGTCCTTCAACCCGGACCCCAAGACGGAGTACAACAACCAGCTAGTGCGAGCAACCAACATGGTGGCTTCCGCTGTGCGCTTCATGAAGACTCTGCGCGCTGGACTCCTGGAACCCGAGGTGTTCCACTTGAACCCAGCTAAGAGCGACACGGACAGCTTCAAGAAACTCATCCGCTGggtcccctcctccctgtcctg GTATGGAGCCTTCATGGTGAACGCCTACCCTCTGGACATGTCTCAGTACTTCCGCCTCTTCAATGCGACACGCATCCCCAAGCAAGGGAAAGACGAGCTCTTCACCGACCCAAAAGCACGCCACCTACTAGTTATGAGGGGAGGCAACATGTACGTGTTTGATGTGATGGACCGCGATGGGAACCTGGTTAAGCCAGCGGAGATCCAGGCCCACCTGAGGCACATCCTGTCGGACCCGACCCCGGCCGCGGCCCACCCCCTGGGGCTGCTGACCAGCGAGAACAGGAACACATGGGCCCGGCTGAGGGAGAAGCTCCTGGCCACTGGGAACGGAGAG GTGCTAGGTCTGGTGGACAGTgccctcttctgtctgtgtctggaCGACGAGAGCATGAACGACCACATCCACATCTCCCACAACATGCTGCACGGGGACGGCACCAACCGCTGGTATGACAAGTCCTTCAGCATCATCATGGCCAAATGCGGAAACGCCGCCATCAACTTCGAGCACTCGTGGGGCGACGGCGTGGCTGTTCTCCGCTTCCAGAACGAGGTGTTCAAGGACTCTACGGAGAAACCACTGGTGAACCCTGGCTCTCAGCCTGCAGCCGTGGACTCAGCCTCAGCTGTGAGGAGACTCCAGTTCAACCTAGACGCAGAGCTGGAGAATGGGGTCATCAAGGCCAAAGAGAACTTCCACGCAGCCGTATCCAAGCTCACCATAGACGCCATGCAGTTCATGAAG GGCGGGAAGGAGCAGTTGAAGAAGAAGAAGCTGAGTCCGGATGCCATTGCTCAGCTAGCGTTCCAGATGGGATTCCTGAGGCAGTATGGGCAGACGGTGGCCACATACGAGTCCTGCAGCACCGCAGCATTCAGACATGGTCGTACAGAGACCATCCGGCCTGCTACAATACACACACAGCGCTGTGCTCAGGCCTTCGTGCAACAGCCAGGAAAACACAGCGTTGAGCAACTGATAGGCATGCTCAGCGAATGCTCCAAATATCACGGGCAGCTCACCAAAGAGGCAGCTATGG CCCAAGGCTTTGACCGGCATCTGTTTGCCATGAAGTACTTGGCCAACTCAAAGGGTCAAGCCCTACACAGCCTGTACCAGGACCCAGCCTACGCCGCCATCAACCACAACATCCTCTCCACCAGCACCCTCACCAGCCCTGCCGTTAACCTGGGAGGCTTTGCCCCTGTGGTGCCCGATGGATTCGGGGTGGGCTACGGTGTCCATGATGAGTGGATCGGCTGCAATGTGTCTAGTTACCCAGAGCGTAATGTTCATGAGTTCCTGCAGTGTGTTCATAAGTCTCTGGAGGACATTTTCTCTGTTCTGGAAGGAAAGCCTCTCAGCTAA